One genomic window of Halanaerobium saccharolyticum subsp. saccharolyticum DSM 6643 includes the following:
- a CDS encoding ribonuclease HII translates to MKSDQDFKLDNLKKLENLKDFTIKEIKVFASKLEVDEQLPEIIKFLNEDSRKGVKKIAAKLQRKISKKEAIITKWKQMNEIEAELFAQGHQLIVGIDEAGRGPLAGPVVAAAVILDPDHKIYGLDDSKKLSRKKREELFKEIKAKAKFGIGKANSSEIDKYNIREATFVAMKRAVKDLLPKLNNNPDILLVDGNAAIPNLTIEQKTIIDGDADVNAIAAASIIAKVTRDDIIFEYAKKYHEYSFKSNKGYGTAEHIAALEKYGSSPIHRKSFGRVPE, encoded by the coding sequence ATGAAGAGTGATCAAGATTTTAAATTAGACAATTTAAAAAAACTGGAAAATTTAAAAGATTTTACAATCAAAGAAATAAAAGTTTTTGCTTCTAAATTAGAAGTTGATGAGCAGCTTCCGGAAATAATTAAATTTTTAAATGAAGATTCGCGTAAAGGTGTTAAAAAGATTGCAGCTAAACTGCAGCGGAAGATTTCCAAAAAAGAAGCTATTATTACTAAATGGAAACAGATGAATGAAATAGAAGCTGAATTATTTGCTCAGGGGCATCAGTTAATAGTTGGTATTGATGAAGCTGGCCGAGGTCCGCTTGCCGGACCTGTGGTTGCTGCAGCAGTAATTCTAGATCCGGATCACAAAATTTATGGATTAGATGATTCCAAAAAGCTTTCTCGAAAAAAAAGAGAAGAATTATTTAAAGAAATTAAAGCCAAGGCAAAGTTTGGAATTGGGAAAGCAAACAGCAGTGAAATTGATAAATATAATATTAGAGAAGCAACTTTTGTTGCTATGAAAAGAGCAGTTAAAGATCTGCTGCCTAAATTAAATAATAATCCGGATATTTTATTAGTTGATGGAAATGCAGCAATTCCTAATTTGACTATTGAACAAAAAACAATAATTGATGGAGATGCTGATGTTAATGCAATTGCTGCCGCTTCGATAATTGCTAAAGTAACAAGAGATGATATTATTTTTGAATATGCAAAAAAATACCATGAATATAGTTTTAAATCAAATAAAGGTTATGGGACTGCTGAACATATTGCAGCTTTGGAAAAGTATGGTTCATCTCCAATCCACCGCAAATCATTTGGCAGAGTTCCAGAGTAA
- the ylqF gene encoding ribosome biogenesis GTPase YlqF has product MIQWYPGHMAKAKRILKDDLKLVDIVIEVADARVPLSSLNPDLRKLINEQSKVTVLNKKDLADSEYNKKWINYFEKETDEDAVLLNSLTGEGVSELKSILNNTYDQIASKLAQKGRNPRRLRAMIIGIPNVGKSALINLLAGSKITTIGNKPGVTKGRQWVNVSKKIRLLDTPGILWPKFSDEDKAYKLALTGAVDNDIFDAELAAYKLIDFIIEINEDILLDAYELDYLEPLAYDILADIGRKRGCLMTGGKVDRNRAARVVVNDFRDGKLGRITLEKPSESAELKVEIDDEE; this is encoded by the coding sequence ATGATACAGTGGTATCCTGGCCATATGGCCAAAGCAAAGAGAATATTGAAAGATGACTTAAAATTAGTAGATATAGTAATTGAGGTAGCTGATGCTAGAGTACCTTTAAGCAGTTTAAATCCTGATTTAAGAAAGTTAATTAATGAGCAGTCGAAAGTAACTGTTTTGAATAAAAAAGATTTAGCTGACTCAGAATATAACAAAAAATGGATAAACTATTTTGAAAAAGAAACTGATGAAGATGCAGTTTTACTTAACTCATTAACTGGAGAAGGAGTAAGTGAGCTAAAGAGTATTTTAAATAACACTTATGATCAAATTGCTTCTAAACTGGCGCAAAAGGGTAGAAACCCTCGTCGCCTGAGGGCAATGATTATTGGGATTCCCAATGTAGGGAAATCTGCTCTGATTAATTTGTTGGCTGGTTCAAAAATCACTACAATTGGTAACAAGCCTGGGGTTACTAAAGGTAGACAGTGGGTTAATGTCAGCAAAAAAATTAGGTTGCTTGATACACCTGGTATTTTATGGCCTAAGTTTTCTGATGAAGATAAAGCCTATAAATTAGCCTTAACTGGTGCAGTTGACAATGATATTTTTGATGCAGAACTTGCTGCTTATAAATTAATTGATTTTATAATTGAGATCAATGAAGATATTCTATTAGATGCTTATGAGCTTGATTATTTAGAACCACTAGCTTATGATATTTTAGCTGATATAGGACGTAAAAGAGGCTGTTTAATGACAGGTGGTAAAGTTGATCGTAATCGTGCTGCTAGGGTAGTTGTCAATGATTTTCGGGATGGAAAATTAGGAAGGATTACTCTCGAAAAACCATCCGAATCAGCTGAATTAAAGGTGGAAATTGATGATGAAGAGTGA
- the rplS gene encoding 50S ribosomal protein L19, producing MNIINEIEKEQIRDDIPEFAVGDTLDLKVLISEGGKERLQPFKGVVIRRNGGGLSETFTIRKIAHGVGVERTFPLHTSKLDTITVVRRGDVRRSRLYYLRDRRGKASRIKEKREERK from the coding sequence ATGAACATTATCAATGAAATAGAAAAAGAACAAATTCGTGATGATATTCCCGAATTTGCTGTTGGAGATACATTAGATCTTAAAGTATTAATCTCTGAGGGTGGAAAAGAAAGATTACAGCCATTCAAAGGTGTTGTTATTAGAAGAAATGGTGGTGGTCTGAGCGAGACTTTCACTATTCGTAAAATTGCACACGGTGTTGGTGTGGAAAGAACTTTCCCACTACATACTTCTAAGCTAGATACTATTACTGTGGTTCGCCGTGGTGATGTTAGAAGATCTCGTCTTTACTATCTACGGGATAGAAGAGGTAAGGCTTCTAGAATTAAAGAGAAAAGAGAAGAAAGAAAGTAA
- a CDS encoding RNA methyltransferase — MSKIEADVYLGLVHNPIYNKLDEVITTTVTNYDLHDISRAAKTYDIKKYYIINNLKSQQELVERVKDYWTGGRGADYVYNRHQAFSVLEIASELEEVKAEIKKETGQEPLLIATDAREYPNTISYIDMRKELQKIERPFLIIYGTGYGLTKEMIADCDYMLYPIWGRGDFNHLSVRSAASIIMDRLLSDPWWEA; from the coding sequence ATGAGTAAAATTGAGGCTGATGTCTATCTTGGTTTAGTTCATAATCCTATTTATAATAAACTGGATGAAGTTATAACAACAACTGTAACAAATTATGACTTACATGATATTTCAAGAGCTGCAAAAACATACGATATCAAAAAATACTATATAATAAACAATCTAAAATCACAGCAGGAATTAGTAGAAAGAGTTAAGGACTATTGGACCGGCGGCAGAGGTGCTGATTATGTATATAATCGACATCAGGCTTTTTCTGTTTTGGAAATTGCTTCTGAATTAGAAGAAGTTAAAGCTGAAATAAAAAAAGAAACTGGTCAAGAGCCTTTATTAATTGCTACTGATGCTCGCGAATATCCCAATACTATATCTTATATAGATATGCGTAAGGAGTTACAGAAAATTGAGCGTCCGTTTTTAATAATTTATGGAACTGGTTATGGATTAACTAAAGAAATGATTGCTGATTGTGATTATATGCTTTATCCTATTTGGGGTAGAGGAGATTTTAATCACCTTTCAGTTAGAAGTGCTGCTTCAATAATTATGGATCGCTTATTATCTGATCCCTGGTGGGAAGCATAA
- the trmD gene encoding tRNA (guanosine(37)-N1)-methyltransferase TrmD: MFFDILTLFPEMFVGPFSESILKRAREKDLIDIKTINIRDFAEDKHHTTDEPPYGGGAGMVMKAEPIFKAWQDTQNKRGVKSKTILMSPQGKELTQDLVKDLSNEEGLTIICGRYEGVDERVRDTIVDQEISIGDYVLTGGELPAMVLVDSISRLLSDVLGDEDSSKKDSFYNGLLEHPHYTRPREFNGLKVPDVLVSGNHQLIERWRKKESLKRTLLRRKDLLEDKKLSDQEKELLKEIKLELKGEVDE, translated from the coding sequence ATGTTTTTTGATATTTTAACTCTTTTCCCCGAAATGTTTGTGGGACCTTTTAGTGAAAGTATTTTAAAAAGAGCCAGAGAAAAAGATTTAATAGATATTAAAACAATTAATATCCGCGATTTTGCTGAAGATAAACATCATACTACAGATGAACCACCATATGGTGGAGGAGCTGGAATGGTGATGAAGGCAGAACCAATCTTTAAAGCCTGGCAGGATACTCAAAATAAAAGGGGAGTTAAGTCAAAAACTATTTTAATGAGTCCTCAAGGTAAAGAACTGACTCAAGATTTAGTTAAAGATCTAAGTAACGAAGAGGGGTTAACGATAATCTGTGGCCGTTATGAAGGTGTTGATGAGAGAGTTAGAGATACTATTGTTGATCAAGAAATCTCGATTGGTGATTATGTACTTACCGGTGGAGAATTACCAGCAATGGTGCTTGTTGATTCAATATCTAGACTTTTAAGTGATGTTTTAGGTGATGAAGATTCTTCTAAAAAGGATTCATTTTATAATGGACTTTTAGAACATCCTCATTATACAAGACCACGAGAATTTAACGGTCTTAAAGTTCCTGATGTATTAGTTAGTGGTAATCATCAGTTGATTGAACGCTGGCGAAAAAAAGAATCTTTAAAAAGAACTCTTTTGAGAAGAAAAGATCTGCTGGAAGATAAAAAACTTAGTGATCAAGAAAAAGAATTACTTAAAGAAATTAAGCTGGAACTAAAGGGTGAAGTTGATGAGTAA
- the rimM gene encoding ribosome maturation factor RimM (Essential for efficient processing of 16S rRNA), translating into MSDNYLEIGIITRFQGNKGEVRVKATTDIPERFLDLDFVYLKRGDELKELEIDYIRFHKQFVIIKFFDVDSIDEAEKLKNYQVLIDESEKYLLPEDNYYVTDLIDCEVYLKSGKYLGNLIDVVDTLGADIFLVKGQEKEYMLPASREMILEIDLENKKIIVDPIPGILDL; encoded by the coding sequence TTGAGTGATAATTATTTAGAGATTGGGATAATAACTCGTTTTCAGGGAAATAAAGGTGAAGTTCGCGTCAAAGCTACAACTGATATTCCTGAGCGTTTTCTTGATTTAGATTTTGTTTATCTAAAAAGAGGAGATGAGCTTAAAGAACTGGAAATAGATTATATTCGTTTTCATAAACAATTTGTGATAATTAAGTTTTTTGATGTGGATTCGATTGATGAAGCAGAAAAACTCAAAAATTATCAAGTCTTAATTGATGAGTCTGAAAAATATTTACTTCCAGAAGACAACTATTATGTAACTGACTTAATAGACTGTGAGGTTTATTTAAAATCTGGCAAATATTTAGGTAATTTAATAGATGTTGTAGATACTTTAGGTGCAGATATTTTTCTGGTCAAGGGCCAGGAAAAAGAATATATGCTGCCCGCCAGTCGTGAAATGATTTTAGAGATTGATCTTGAAAATAAGAAAATTATTGTTGATCCAATTCCAGGAATCTTAGATCTTTAG
- a CDS encoding KH domain-containing protein — MEELIQFIAESIVDDPSEVSVNRIEENNSITVELSVADEDMGKVIGKRGRIAKAIRTVVNAAAAKEGTNVKVDIK, encoded by the coding sequence ATGGAAGAACTAATACAATTTATTGCCGAATCAATTGTAGATGATCCTTCAGAAGTTTCGGTAAATAGAATTGAAGAAAATAATTCTATCACTGTAGAACTTTCTGTTGCAGATGAAGATATGGGTAAGGTCATCGGTAAGAGAGGACGAATTGCGAAGGCAATTAGAACCGTAGTTAATGCTGCAGCGGCAAAAGAAGGAACAAATGTAAAAGTTGATATCAAATAA
- the rpsP gene encoding 30S ribosomal protein S16 has translation MVKIRLKRIGSKRNASYRIIVSDSKRAPQGYFVEELGFFDPTTEPETYNIDEEKALKWLNNGAKPSDTVKTLLKKSGVMAKYHGNE, from the coding sequence ATGGTTAAGATTCGTTTAAAAAGAATTGGTAGTAAGCGTAATGCATCATACAGAATTATTGTATCTGATTCCAAGAGAGCTCCTCAGGGATATTTCGTTGAGGAATTAGGTTTCTTTGATCCTACAACTGAACCTGAGACTTATAACATTGATGAAGAAAAAGCACTCAAGTGGTTAAATAATGGTGCAAAGCCTTCAGATACAGTTAAGACTTTATTAAAGAAGTCAGGTGTTATGGCAAAGTATCACGGTAATGAGTAA
- the ffh gene encoding signal recognition particle protein, with protein MIFSSLAEKLQDTFDKLKGKGKLSEKDVKAALKEVKMALLEADVNYKVVKDFISKIEERAVGKEVMDSLTPGQQVIKIVNEEMQDLMGGSKEDIAVSPEPPTIIMMVGLQGSGKTTSAGKLARKLSKDGKNPLLVAADVYRPAAIRQLQVLGERLELPVFSMGEDSNPVDIAKGSINYAASHNCDTIILDTAGRLHIDQEMMEELENIKGTVEPDEILLVVDAMTGQDAVNVAENFDQRLDIDGIVLTKMDGDARGGAALSIKAITGKPIKFAGTGEKLADLEAFHPDRMSSRILGMGDVLSLIEKAEKSIDKEKAQALEEKLRKNEFTLEDFMEQMEQVRNMGPMDEILGMIPGMGGAKQLKNMQVDDKQLDYIEAIISSMTPEERRDPEIINGSRRKRIAQGSGTSIQEVNRLLKQFRQIKKMMKQLNNGKMKKGGGLNLPFFN; from the coding sequence ATGATTTTTTCCAGTCTGGCTGAGAAACTGCAGGATACCTTTGATAAGTTAAAGGGTAAAGGTAAACTGTCAGAAAAAGATGTCAAAGCAGCTTTAAAAGAAGTTAAAATGGCTCTTTTAGAAGCTGATGTTAACTATAAAGTTGTAAAAGACTTTATTTCTAAAATTGAAGAAAGAGCTGTCGGTAAGGAAGTTATGGATAGTTTAACTCCCGGCCAACAGGTTATTAAAATAGTAAATGAAGAAATGCAGGATTTGATGGGTGGCAGCAAAGAAGATATTGCTGTTTCGCCTGAGCCGCCGACAATTATCATGATGGTTGGTCTGCAGGGTTCAGGTAAAACTACCAGTGCAGGTAAACTGGCCCGCAAGTTATCTAAAGATGGTAAAAATCCACTTTTAGTTGCAGCAGATGTTTACCGTCCAGCTGCAATTAGACAGCTGCAGGTTTTAGGTGAAAGATTAGAACTGCCAGTATTTTCAATGGGAGAAGATAGTAATCCTGTTGATATAGCTAAGGGAAGTATTAATTATGCTGCTTCTCATAACTGTGACACTATTATTCTTGATACAGCAGGTCGACTGCATATTGATCAGGAAATGATGGAAGAATTAGAAAATATTAAAGGAACAGTTGAACCAGATGAGATTCTTTTAGTTGTTGATGCAATGACAGGTCAGGATGCTGTAAATGTTGCTGAAAACTTTGATCAGCGCCTTGATATTGATGGTATTGTTTTAACTAAGATGGATGGTGACGCTCGTGGTGGTGCTGCCTTATCAATAAAGGCGATCACAGGTAAACCAATTAAATTTGCTGGTACTGGTGAAAAACTAGCTGATTTAGAAGCTTTTCATCCAGATAGAATGTCTTCTCGAATCCTGGGTATGGGTGATGTTTTAAGTTTAATTGAAAAAGCAGAAAAAAGTATTGATAAAGAAAAAGCTCAAGCCTTAGAAGAAAAGCTTCGAAAAAATGAATTTACTTTAGAAGATTTTATGGAACAGATGGAGCAGGTTAGAAATATGGGTCCGATGGATGAAATTCTTGGTATGATACCAGGAATGGGTGGAGCCAAACAGCTAAAAAATATGCAGGTTGATGATAAACAACTTGATTATATTGAAGCTATTATTTCATCAATGACTCCAGAAGAACGAAGAGATCCTGAAATAATTAATGGTTCTCGCCGTAAAAGAATTGCTCAGGGTAGTGGAACCAGTATTCAGGAAGTGAACAGACTTTTAAAACAGTTTAGACAGATTAAAAAGATGATGAAACAATTAAACAATGGAAAAATGAAAAAAGGTGGAGGACTTAATCTACCATTTTTCAATTAA
- the ylxM gene encoding YlxM family DNA-binding protein, translating into MLKKTIKITMLFDFYGSLLTEKQQNIINSYFYNDLSLSEIADNIGISRQGVYDHLHRSEENLEDYEAKLGLLKKYNRIRKNINDLEDMMTAKGILAEDQNQDLRKKLESIKSIL; encoded by the coding sequence TTGCTAAAGAAAACAATTAAAATAACAATGTTATTTGATTTTTATGGGTCGCTGCTGACAGAAAAGCAGCAAAATATTATTAATAGTTACTTCTATAATGATTTATCCCTTTCGGAAATAGCTGACAATATCGGTATTAGTCGACAGGGTGTTTATGATCATTTACATAGAAGTGAGGAAAATTTAGAAGACTATGAGGCAAAGTTGGGATTATTGAAAAAGTATAATAGAATCAGAAAAAATATAAATGATTTAGAAGATATGATGACTGCTAAAGGTATATTAGCTGAAGACCAGAATCAAGATTTGCGCAAAAAACTAGAATCGATTAAATCGATCCTCTAG
- the ftsY gene encoding signal recognition particle-docking protein FtsY: protein MGFLQRLKDGLKKTKEGFVNRVTNIFTGRSNIDDELFEELEEVLIQADVGVKTTFALIEKLKEDVKEEEINEPEELMGYFQKELKSMLQNDEGGFNFDKELNIIMVVGVNGAGKTTTIAKIAGRYKEQGKKVMLAAGDTFRAGAIEQLQIWGDRLGVNVIAQQEGSDAAAVAYDAVQSARAKDVDLLIVDTAGRLHTQTNLMEELKKVKRVIDREAGEINAEVEVLLVLDATTGQNAISQAKLFNEAVDVDGVALTKLDGTAKGGIVIAVKNELQIPIKLIGVGEAAEDLQNFDPDEFIEALFSSEE from the coding sequence GTGGGATTTTTACAGAGATTAAAAGATGGACTCAAAAAAACAAAAGAAGGTTTTGTAAATAGGGTAACTAATATTTTTACCGGCAGAAGTAATATTGATGATGAATTATTTGAAGAATTAGAAGAAGTATTAATCCAGGCAGATGTTGGTGTTAAAACTACTTTTGCTTTAATTGAAAAATTAAAAGAAGATGTTAAGGAAGAAGAGATCAATGAACCAGAAGAATTAATGGGATATTTTCAGAAAGAATTGAAAAGCATGCTGCAGAATGATGAAGGTGGTTTTAACTTTGATAAAGAACTTAATATTATCATGGTTGTAGGTGTTAATGGAGCTGGAAAAACAACTACAATTGCTAAAATTGCTGGCCGTTACAAAGAACAGGGTAAGAAAGTTATGCTGGCAGCTGGTGATACTTTCAGAGCGGGAGCCATTGAGCAGCTGCAGATTTGGGGAGACCGTCTGGGAGTTAATGTTATTGCGCAGCAGGAAGGTTCAGATGCAGCAGCAGTAGCATACGATGCAGTTCAATCAGCTAGAGCCAAAGATGTTGATCTTTTAATTGTAGATACTGCTGGTCGTCTGCATACTCAGACAAACCTAATGGAAGAACTAAAAAAAGTAAAAAGAGTAATTGATAGAGAAGCAGGGGAGATAAATGCAGAAGTAGAGGTACTTTTAGTTTTAGATGCTACAACAGGTCAAAATGCAATTTCTCAGGCGAAACTTTTCAATGAAGCAGTAGATGTTGATGGGGTTGCTCTAACTAAACTGGATGGTACTGCCAAAGGTGGTATTGTAATTGCTGTTAAAAATGAACTACAGATTCCGATAAAATTAATTGGTGTTGGCGAAGCAGCAGAAGACTTACAAAACTTTGATCCAGACGAATTTATTGAAGCACTTTTTAGCAGCGAAGAATAA